The following is a genomic window from Pseudothermotoga thermarum DSM 5069.
TGTTGCTGGAACCAAGTCAGGTGTTGTGATATTTAGAAAAGGAGAAATTTTAAAAACAGTTTCCCACACAGATCTTGAAAAAGAATTGATGGAGCTTTTGAACAGCGTGATGAATGAGAAAACTTAATTTTGGAGTAATTTTGTCGAAATATTGAAATTGTACACTAATTGTACACTATTTGCTGGAGGTGAATAACGATGGAAGTAAGTTTCTCTGTACATGCAAAATCTTTATCAAAAACTTTGACCGAAGTAAAGGCTAGAAATTTCACTATCTACATCGATGAGCCACCAAATCTTGGTGGTCAAGACAAAGGTGCCACTCCCGTTGAATATTTACTTGCAACTCTTGCAGGATGTATAAACGTGGTTGGAAGTTTGGTTGCAAAAGAAATGGGTATCAACTTTGAAAACTTCGAGATCGAAATCAAGGGTGTTTTGGACCCATCAAAATTCCAGGGAAAGCAAACAAATGAACGCGCTGGCTTTAAGAAAATAGACGTAAACATAAAAGTTAAAACCAACGCTGAAAAGCAGCTTGTTGAAAAATGGCTTGAAACGGTCAAAAATCGTTGTCCAGTTTCCGACAACCTCGTCAATCCAACTCCTGTAAGCTTTAATTTAAACGTCTAAGCGACTTTTGATAAAACAAAAAAGGGGAAGTCCAAAACGGACTTCCCCTTTTTTCAAAATGACGGGACCTCGAACTTTAAAGCCTGGTAGCCCCACGGGGAATCGAACCCCGACCTTCGGACTGAGAATCCGACGGACTTGCCGTTATCCTATGGGGCCACACCAAGTATTTTATACCACAATTTTTGTGTTTTTCAAGCCCTAAAATTTATCTACTTCACACACCAGAATAGGCGTTGAATCCACCGTCGATTGGTATTACGGCTCCCGTTACAAACTTTGAAGCATCCGAGGCCAACCAAATGCAAACACCTATCAGATCATCTGGATCGCCGAATCTTCCCATTGGTGTGTGGTCGATTATAGCTTTTCCGCGAGGAGTTAAGTTGCCATTCTCATCCACCAAAAGGTATCTATTTTGATGCGTCAAGAAGAAGCCAGGAGCTATTGCATTGACTCTAACCTTTTTGTTGTACTCCAGTGCAAAATAAACCGCCAACCACTGAGTGAAGTTGCTTACGGCAGCTTTTGCGGCAGAATATCCCACAACTCTTGTCAGCGGTCTATATGCTGCCATTGAGGAGATGTTGATTATCGAACCACCCTCCGGATTCTTGGCAATCGTTTTTCCAAAAACTTGGCACGGCAAAATGGC
Proteins encoded in this region:
- a CDS encoding SDR family oxidoreductase — encoded protein: MRSILEMFSLEGKVVVITGGAGVLGSAIGKGMGKCGAKIAICDIKNAEAVAEDMRKEGIDAKGYYMDVLNLDSIKATHDEIIKDFGKVDVLLNAAGGNIKEATTSPELSFFDLPFDALQKVVNLNLFGGAILPCQVFGKTIAKNPEGGSIINISSMAAYRPLTRVVGYSAAKAAVSNFTQWLAVYFALEYNKKVRVNAIAPGFFLTHQNRYLLVDENGNLTPRGKAIIDHTPMGRFGDPDDLIGVCIWLASDASKFVTGAVIPIDGGFNAYSGV
- a CDS encoding OsmC family protein; protein product: MEVSFSVHAKSLSKTLTEVKARNFTIYIDEPPNLGGQDKGATPVEYLLATLAGCINVVGSLVAKEMGINFENFEIEIKGVLDPSKFQGKQTNERAGFKKIDVNIKVKTNAEKQLVEKWLETVKNRCPVSDNLVNPTPVSFNLNV